The proteins below are encoded in one region of Pangasianodon hypophthalmus isolate fPanHyp1 chromosome 6, fPanHyp1.pri, whole genome shotgun sequence:
- the LOC113526422 gene encoding P2Y purinoceptor 3, with translation MANASSSSSVLPYCTYNEDFKRILLPVVYSVVFVIGLPLNFAVILQLWGTRRSLTRTNIYTLNLAVADFLYVCSLPLLIYNYGSRDYWPFGELMCRWVRFQFYSNLHGSILFLTCISIHRYLGICHPLSLWLRKTGRKLAWAVCASVWVIVALLCAPTFEFAATGIQRNRTVCYELSVPERSQQYYPYGMALTCLGFLLPFMVIVVLYCRMARVLCQPDDASGEAAKEKKCKAVRMIAIVVLVFAVSFLPFHVTKTMYLLVRTLPNAPCQLRNFLSVVYKSTRPFASMNSVLDPILFYFTQAKFRRGTRSLMLRITTFRDNSKQGERTPQSLLSKKSGRV, from the coding sequence ATGGCGAAcgcttcctcctcatcctctgtTCTCCCTTACTGCACCTACAATGAGGATTTTAAGCGCATCCTCCTCCCtgtggtgtacagtgtggtcTTCGTCATCGGCTTGCCGCTCAATTTTGCTGTCATCCTGCAGCTGTGGGGAACCAGGCGTTCCCTGACTCGGACAAACATCTACACGCTGAACCTGGCGGTGGCCGACTTCCTGTATGTgtgctctctccctctgctcATCTACAACTATGGTAGTCGAGACTATTGGCCCTTTGGAGAGTTGATGTGCCGATGGGTTCGTTTCCAGTTCTACAGCAACCTGCACGGCAGCATCCTTTTTCTCACCTGCATCAGCATTCATCGCTACCTGGGCATCTGCCATCCGCTGTCCCTATGGCTCAGAAAAACAGGACGTAAGCTGGCATGGGCtgtgtgtgccagtgtgtggGTTATTGTAGCACTTCTATGTGCGCCTACGTTTGAATTTGCAGCAACAGGCATCCAGAGAAACCGTACCGTGTGCTACGAGCTGAGTGTACCTGAGCGCTCGCAGCAGTACTACCCATACGGCATGGCCCTCACCTGCCTGGGCTTCCTGTTGCCCTTTATGGTCATTGTGGTGTTGTACTGCAGGATGGCACGGGTTCTGTGCCAACCGGACGACGCCAGTGGTGAAGCAGCCAAAGAGAAAAAGTGCAAAGCTGTGAGGATGATCGCCATTGTGGTGCTGGTTTTTGCCGTCAGCTTCCTGCCATTCCACGTGACCAAAACTATGTACCTGCTAGTGAGGACCTTGCCTAATGCTCCATGCCAGCTCCGGAACTTTTTATCGGTGGTATATAAGAGTACGAGGCCCTTTGCTAGCATGAACAGTGTGCTCGATCCCATCCTATTCTACTTCACACAGGCCAAATTCAGACGCGGCACACGCAGCCTGATGCTCAGGATCACTACATTTAGAGACAACAGCAAACAAGGAGAAAGAACACCACAAAGCCTACTAAGCAAAAAATCAGGAAGggtataa